CCCGCAGGCGCTCGTGCAAGCCGTGGCTGCGTTCAATGCCGTGCAGATGGTTGGTTTGCCGGAAGCGCGCCTGGCGCTGACGCAGGCGACGGTGTATCTAGCCCGCGCGCCGAAATCGAATCTCGTGCTCCGCGCATACAGTGCTGCTCAGCAAGACGCTTTGGAAAACATCCGCGAGCCAGTGCCCTTGCATCTGCGCAATGCGCCGACCGAGCTGATGAAACGATTGGGATATGGCCGAGAGTACAAATATGCTCATGATTACACGCCGGACGATCCCGAAGGCCAGATGGAGTGCTTGCCGGAATCGCTCAAAGGCCGCCGCTATGTGGACGAGTGAAAGCCCGTCAAGCAAGCGGCAGCAATGCCGACGATCGTTCAGTGAAGCGAATACCTGCCGATGGCGCGTCTATTGACGCTGACTCATCCGGCTGAGCGTCGCCGATAGCGCCTTCACGCGACTGAGCGTGACGGGGACGACCGACCGCTCCATGATTCAGGATGTTGGCTTGCAACCATCGTCGAGCGATTCGATTGATCTATGAAATTCTACCTCATCTTCATCAATCCACAGCGACAGACGCTGCGCTCCGGCTGGCGTGTCGTGATCTTCTTTGCCCTCTTGATCCCGCTCTACACGTTGTTTAGCGCGCTCACGATGCTCATGGTGAGCGAAGCGGATCAACCCACTCGTGAGCAGTTCCTCATCAACGATCCGTTCACGGCCACTGTGCATAATCTGATGTTGATTCTGGCCGTGTTGATTGCCTCAGCTATCTGCCTTCATGCGTTCGACCATGCTCCGCTGCGCTCGATAGGTTACCACCTGCACATCGGGTGGTGGCGCGATTACGCTCTTGGCGCTGGCTTGGCAGTCCTCATGATGTCGGTGACGGTGGGCATCCAATGGAGCGCCGGCTGGATGTCGCTGCGATGGTCAGGTCTGTCTATGAACGACATCTTCTACAGCCTGACGGTGAGTCTGGTGTTTTTTAATCTGGCCGGTGCGTTTGAAGAACTCGTTTGTCGCGGTTATCCATTGCAAACGATGGTGCGCGACGGGCATCCGGTGTGGGGCGTGTTGGTGACCTCAACGTTATTTGGTCTCGCTCACGCGGGCAATCCGAACGTCTCGCTGCTCGGTCTGTTCAATACGATCCTGGCCGGCGGTTGGCTCGCCGTCGCCTATTTGAAGACGCGCAGTCTCTGGTTGTGCACGAGCCTGCACTGGTCGTGGAACTGGGCGATGAGTGCTATCTATGGTCTGAATGTGAGTGGCTTGCAAGGAATCGTTCAGGGATCATTGTTGACATCCGAGCAAAACGGTCCAGCATGGTTAACGGGCGGC
The sequence above is a segment of the Blastocatellia bacterium genome. Coding sequences within it:
- a CDS encoding CPBP family intramembrane metalloprotease; this translates as MKFYLIFINPQRQTLRSGWRVVIFFALLIPLYTLFSALTMLMVSEADQPTREQFLINDPFTATVHNLMLILAVLIASAICLHAFDHAPLRSIGYHLHIGWWRDYALGAGLAVLMMSVTVGIQWSAGWMSLRWSGLSMNDIFYSLTVSLVFFNLAGAFEELVCRGYPLQTMVRDGHPVWGVLVTSTLFGLAHAGNPNVSLLGLFNTILAGGWLAVAYLKTRSLWLCTSLHWSWNWAMSAIYGLNVSGLQGIVQGSLLTSEQNGPAWLTGGAYGPEGGLIVTIVIVGSTALLWRARWLTPAHTRQKNRGIDE